TTGTAGTGGATCCAAGCAAAGAACACTTGGCGGTTGCAGAAGCAAATAAGCTCGGCATCCCTGTGATGGGTTTAGTGGATACAAATTGTGATCCGGATCCTATCGAATATGTGATCGCCTGTAACGATGACGCTTTAAAAAGCGTAAAATTAATCGTGCAAGCATTAGCGCAAACGATCATTCAGACAAAGAATGAAATGAACGTTGCCGCAGGCAAAGGGGATGGAAAAGGGTTCGAAGATGAAGAGCTCGAAGAGGAAGAAGAATTTGCAATACGTGTGAGTGGCTTAGAGGATGAGCCTGGTAAAGAGGAGGAGTAAATTATGTCGACAACCGTAACTCCAGCCATGATTAAAGAGCTTCGCGAGCGCACAGGGATTGGCATGGGCCAATGCAAAAAAGCTTTAGAAGAAGCCAACGGAGACATGGAGCTGGCTATCACCAACCTACGCAAATCTGGAGCAGCCTCAGCTGTTAAGAAAGAAGGGCGGGTAACTAACGAAGGGATGATTGGTGCAGCCCAAGTTGCTAAAGCTATCGCCCTTGTAGAAGTGAACGCAGAGACAGATTTTGTGGTAAAAAATGAACGTTTTCAGCAATTTGTCCAGGCAATTTCCCAAGAAGCTGCTGAAACAAGCCCCGCTTCTTTAGAGGCTTTCTTACAACAGAAATATTCTAAAGACGACAACATGACGATTGATGAACTCCGCTCTTCGCTCGTTCAAGCAATTGGGGAAAACATCCAAATTAAGCGCCTGAAAGTTTTGCCTAAAAAGGCAAACACTTCCGTGGGAGTCTATTCTCATCTGGGAGGAAAAATGGTGACTGTGGTGGAAATTACAGGTAGTGATGCGCAAGAAGAGCTTGCCAAAGATATCGCGATGCATGTGGCAGCAGCAGCACCTGAATACGTGTCTCCTGACCAAGTTCCAAGTGAAGTATTGGAAAAAGAGAAAGAGATTGCACGCAGCCAAGTGGTAGGCAAGCCTGACTTTGTGGCAGAGAAAATTGTGACAGGGAAATTGAATTATTTCTATGACACCACATGCTTGATTTGCCAAAAATATATCAAAGACGATTCAGTCAAAATTGAAGACCTCGTCAAGCAG
The Parachlamydia sp. AcF125 genome window above contains:
- the tsf gene encoding translation elongation factor Ts, with product MSTTVTPAMIKELRERTGIGMGQCKKALEEANGDMELAITNLRKSGAASAVKKEGRVTNEGMIGAAQVAKAIALVEVNAETDFVVKNERFQQFVQAISQEAAETSPASLEAFLQQKYSKDDNMTIDELRSSLVQAIGENIQIKRLKVLPKKANTSVGVYSHLGGKMVTVVEITGSDAQEELAKDIAMHVAAAAPEYVSPDQVPSEVLEKEKEIARSQVVGKPDFVAEKIVTGKLNYFYDTTCLICQKYIKDDSVKIEDLVKQKGKDLQLTSFERWTVSQ